A window from Argopecten irradians isolate NY chromosome 3, Ai_NY, whole genome shotgun sequence encodes these proteins:
- the LOC138317296 gene encoding uncharacterized protein, producing the protein MMHFLYLNTSEMKEVFSLLDKDCDGLIPVEHLGPALRSMGLNPTEESLKAAGEEFKSRENRSLNFDECLKIAAELIKEPDETKESLREAFRAFDKERIGWIDSADLRQAMINLGERLTEEEASELIEDANGLDGHIQYGEFIKLILSDR; encoded by the exons ATGATGCATTTTCTGTATCTAAACACTTCAGAGATGAAGGAAGTATTCAGCCTGCTGGACAAGGACTGTGATGGTCTGATCCCAGTTGAACACCTAGGTCCCGCCTTAAGGTCCATGGGACTTAATCCAACCGAGGAGTCACTTAAGGCTGCTGGCGAGGAATTTAAATCTA GAGAAAATCGATCACTTAATTTTGACGAATGTTTAAAAATTGCTGCGGAGTTGATAAAAGAGCCCGATGAGACCAAAGAGAGTCTACGCGAGGCGTTCCGAGCGTTTGACAAAGAAAGGATTGGATGGATAGACAGTGCGGATCTCCGGCAGGCTATGATAAACCTGGGTGAACGACTGACAGAAGAGGAAGCGTCTGAACTGATAGAAGACGCCAATGGCTTAGACGGACACATTCAATACGGAG aATTTATCAAGTTAATTCTGAGTGATCGGTAA